A stretch of Blautia liquoris DNA encodes these proteins:
- the argJ gene encoding bifunctional glutamate N-acetyltransferase/amino-acid acetyltransferase ArgJ, producing MEFFDGGVTAPKGFKACGGAAGIRKNGRKDLALIFSEIPAQVAGTFTTNVVKAAPVIWDRDIVNEGTLAQLIVCNSGIANACTGEEGSTICEETAREAAKAFGIPKEAVLVTSTGVIGKQVPIDKIRKGVGMLVLKLDSKREAAKDAAAAVLTTDTKSKEAAVSFEVDGKTVTLAGMCKGSGMIHPNMCTMLSFLTTDLAISKELLQSALSEVVKDTYNMISVDGDTSTNDTVLLLANGAAFNDKITEKNEAYDLFLQALLELNTILAKKIAGDGEGATALFEVKVFGAASKEDAVKLSKSVVSSNLTKAAICGHDANWGRILCALGYSGVNFNPAVIDLFFESAAGRITIMRDGVAVEVDEEKATEILSEPEVTVLCDMKMGESSATAWGCDLTCDYVKINSDYRS from the coding sequence ATGGAATTTTTTGACGGAGGAGTAACCGCACCGAAGGGATTTAAAGCCTGCGGAGGAGCAGCGGGGATCAGAAAAAACGGCAGAAAGGATCTGGCTTTGATATTCAGTGAAATTCCCGCCCAAGTAGCGGGAACGTTTACCACAAACGTTGTCAAGGCGGCCCCGGTCATATGGGACAGAGACATTGTAAATGAAGGCACCCTGGCACAGCTGATTGTCTGCAACAGCGGAATTGCCAATGCCTGTACCGGAGAAGAGGGATCCACGATCTGCGAAGAGACGGCGAGGGAAGCAGCGAAAGCTTTTGGCATCCCCAAAGAGGCCGTACTTGTAACCTCGACCGGGGTAATTGGGAAGCAAGTTCCTATCGATAAAATCAGGAAGGGCGTGGGAATGCTTGTACTAAAGCTTGACAGCAAAAGAGAAGCAGCAAAAGATGCAGCAGCAGCTGTTCTGACTACGGATACGAAGTCAAAGGAAGCGGCGGTTTCCTTCGAAGTGGATGGAAAGACAGTGACACTGGCAGGCATGTGTAAAGGCTCCGGCATGATACATCCGAATATGTGTACGATGTTGTCTTTTCTCACAACGGATCTTGCCATCTCGAAAGAATTGCTTCAGTCGGCACTTTCCGAGGTAGTGAAAGATACGTATAACATGATATCGGTGGACGGAGACACCTCGACGAATGACACCGTTTTGCTTCTCGCAAATGGGGCGGCTTTCAATGACAAGATTACAGAGAAGAATGAAGCGTATGATCTGTTCTTACAGGCACTCTTAGAGTTGAATACGATCCTGGCAAAGAAGATCGCCGGTGACGGGGAGGGTGCAACAGCACTTTTTGAGGTGAAAGTTTTTGGGGCTGCATCGAAAGAGGATGCCGTAAAGTTATCAAAATCGGTTGTCTCCTCGAATCTCACAAAAGCAGCGATCTGTGGGCATGACGCGAACTGGGGGCGCATATTATGTGCACTTGGCTATTCCGGGGTGAACTTCAATCCCGCTGTGATCGACTTGTTTTTTGAGAGTGCAGCCGGAAGGATCACGATTATGAGGGATGGTGTGGCTGTTGAAGTGGATGAAGAGAAAGCCACAGAGATTCTTTCCGAACCAGAGGTTACGGTTCTGTGCGATATGAAGATGGGTGAATCTTCAGCCACAGCCTGGGGATGCGACCTCACCTGTGACTATGTCAAAATTAATTCGGATTATCGAAGCTGA
- a CDS encoding DMT family transporter — MMGILTALISGALMSIQGVFNTDVMKQTSLWVSTGWVQISAFLVCALAWLFTGRDNVGALIQVDHKYALLGGVIGAFITITVMKSMDKLGPSKAVMLIVISQLIVAYLIELLGIFGVEKQPFEWRKVIGMVVAIAGVVIFKWE, encoded by the coding sequence ATGATGGGAATTTTGACTGCCCTGATCTCGGGGGCACTTATGAGTATTCAAGGTGTATTCAATACAGATGTTATGAAACAGACAAGCTTGTGGGTTTCAACCGGATGGGTGCAGATTTCAGCATTTCTGGTCTGTGCCCTGGCGTGGCTGTTTACCGGACGTGATAATGTCGGCGCACTTATCCAGGTGGATCATAAATATGCACTGCTAGGCGGAGTAATCGGTGCATTTATTACAATCACAGTCATGAAGAGCATGGACAAGCTTGGCCCCTCAAAGGCCGTGATGCTGATCGTGATATCGCAGCTGATCGTTGCTTATCTGATTGAACTTCTGGGAATATTTGGGGTGGAAAAACAGCCCTTTGAGTGGAGAAAAGTTATTGGCATGGTCGTTGCCATCGCTGGTGTGGTCATCTTTAAATGGGAATAA
- the argB gene encoding acetylglutamate kinase encodes MSKLIRIIEAEGSNMVNQKYLDKAEVLIEALPYIQRFNRKIIVVKYGGSAMTDEKLTRSVIQDVVLLKLVGFKPIIVHGGGKEISRWSEKLGIKPQFIDGIRVTDESTMEVAEMILNKVNKKLVAQIESLGVKAVGISGKDGQLLKTQRKYSNGKDIGYVGEVKSVCPKILQNLLEDDFLPVVCPIGMDDEYHSYNVNADDAACALAKAMSAEKLAFLTDMEGVYKDPKNPKSLISELHVREIDNLISNGNVGGGMIPKLLDCQDAIRHHVSRVHILDGRIPHCLLLEIFTNKGIGTAILGDEEKRFYEDK; translated from the coding sequence ATGTCAAAATTAATTCGGATTATCGAAGCTGAAGGGAGTAATATGGTCAATCAGAAATATCTGGACAAAGCGGAAGTGCTGATTGAGGCGCTTCCCTATATTCAAAGATTTAACCGTAAAATCATCGTTGTAAAATATGGCGGAAGTGCCATGACGGATGAGAAACTGACGAGAAGCGTGATACAAGATGTCGTCTTGCTGAAACTGGTCGGTTTCAAACCAATCATCGTACACGGAGGCGGTAAAGAGATCAGTCGGTGGTCAGAGAAACTGGGTATAAAGCCACAGTTTATAGACGGAATCCGGGTGACAGACGAGTCTACGATGGAAGTCGCCGAGATGATACTTAACAAGGTAAACAAAAAACTGGTGGCCCAGATTGAGTCGCTGGGAGTCAAAGCAGTCGGAATCAGCGGGAAAGACGGACAGCTGTTAAAAACGCAGCGTAAATATTCGAATGGAAAAGATATCGGATATGTGGGAGAAGTGAAAAGTGTCTGCCCGAAGATCCTACAAAATCTGCTGGAGGATGATTTTCTTCCTGTGGTATGTCCGATCGGAATGGACGACGAGTATCACTCTTATAATGTCAATGCGGATGATGCGGCCTGTGCGTTGGCCAAAGCAATGTCTGCGGAGAAACTCGCTTTCCTGACAGATATGGAGGGGGTGTACAAAGATCCCAAAAACCCAAAAAGTCTGATCAGCGAGCTACATGTAAGGGAGATAGATAACTTAATCAGCAATGGAAATGTGGGCGGCGGAATGATTCCCAAGTTACTCGACTGTCAGGATGCGATCAGGCATCATGTATCCAGAGTTCACATACTAGATGGAAGAATTCCGCACTGTCTCCTGCTTGAGATCTTTACCAATAAAGGAATTGGGACTGCCATATTAGGTGACGAGGAGAAGCGATTTTATGAAGACAAGTGA
- a CDS encoding aspartate aminotransferase family protein, translating into MKTSEYMDKTETNVLHTYNRVPIVLERGKGVHLYDTDGKEYLDFAAGIAVSVLGYKNQVFIDALKDQMDKLIHTSNLYFNTAMGEAAEKLVSISGMDCAFFTNSGTEAIEGAIKAAKKYAYLRDKNTDHEIIAMNHSFHGRSMGSLSVTGNDYYREPFKPLIAGVHFADFNDLDSVRSAMTDKTCAVILETVQGEGGIYPASEDFLVGVRKLCDEHDILLILDEIQCGMGRTGYMFAWQGYGVKPDIMTLAKGLGGGFPVGAFLLNQKTAKSSLVPGDHGTTYGGSPLACRAVSSVVDILNNENLVNHVRELTPYLEERLDELVDEFDFVDKRRGKGFMQGLVLDGIYVEQVIEAAAKNRLLVISAAGNVLRLVPPLVITKEDIDDMAKKLKVSLTDVMKAQDKDSFT; encoded by the coding sequence ATGAAGACAAGTGAATATATGGACAAGACAGAAACCAATGTGCTTCACACATACAACCGGGTGCCGATTGTCCTTGAAAGAGGCAAGGGGGTGCACCTGTATGATACAGATGGAAAAGAGTATCTGGACTTCGCTGCGGGGATCGCTGTCTCTGTCCTCGGGTATAAAAATCAGGTTTTTATAGATGCTCTGAAAGATCAGATGGACAAATTGATTCACACCTCAAACCTCTATTTCAATACTGCCATGGGCGAAGCGGCAGAGAAACTTGTAAGTATCTCCGGGATGGATTGTGCATTTTTTACCAATAGCGGAACGGAGGCAATAGAAGGCGCTATAAAGGCCGCAAAAAAGTATGCATATCTAAGAGATAAGAATACCGACCATGAAATCATTGCCATGAATCATTCTTTTCATGGAAGAAGTATGGGGTCTCTGTCTGTGACTGGAAACGATTATTATCGTGAACCTTTCAAGCCTTTGATTGCTGGGGTTCACTTTGCTGATTTCAATGATCTTGACAGCGTAAGGTCAGCCATGACAGATAAAACATGTGCGGTTATTCTTGAAACTGTTCAAGGAGAGGGAGGGATCTATCCGGCAAGCGAAGATTTTTTGGTCGGAGTCAGAAAACTATGTGATGAGCATGATATCCTTCTGATTCTGGATGAAATTCAGTGCGGAATGGGTAGAACTGGATATATGTTTGCATGGCAGGGATATGGGGTGAAACCGGATATCATGACTCTTGCAAAAGGGCTGGGCGGCGGATTCCCAGTGGGTGCATTTCTCCTGAATCAAAAGACGGCAAAAAGTTCACTAGTGCCGGGAGATCACGGTACAACTTATGGAGGCAGCCCGCTTGCATGCCGTGCCGTGAGCAGTGTAGTCGATATCCTAAACAATGAAAACCTCGTAAATCATGTACGGGAGCTTACCCCGTATCTGGAGGAACGATTAGATGAACTCGTCGATGAGTTTGATTTTGTGGATAAGAGAAGAGGAAAAGGATTCATGCAGGGGCTGGTTCTGGACGGGATATATGTAGAGCAAGTGATCGAAGCGGCAGCCAAAAATCGGCTTCTTGTGATCAGTGCGGCGGGTAATGTACTTCGTCTGGTTCCGCCGCTTGTCATCACAAAAGAGGATATCGATGATATGGCCAAAAAGCTTAAGGTTTCCCTGACGGATGTGATGAAAGCCCAAGACAAGGACAGCTTTACTTAA